Within Carassius gibelio isolate Cgi1373 ecotype wild population from Czech Republic chromosome A21, carGib1.2-hapl.c, whole genome shotgun sequence, the genomic segment tctggtctggaggAGGCGGTTGTCTTCCTCTAGCGGGCGCTTGGAAAACCGATTCTGAATGCTGATATGTAAACTGCATCCCCCAGTCTAATCCCAGAACTATTGTTTATCTCAGTGGATAATGTAATATACAGAATAACAAAAATTTACacatgacataaaaataaaataaatacatttaaaaaataatttatgctgATAAACCTTCAAACGTTGACAACCCAGCTTATAAAGTTTTTCCCATAACAATTGATTATAGAATGTTTACTTTATGAATCTATAATCAGTAACATGCTTCTGTTAATGCTCAAAGAAcatcagaaataaactgaaatccTATGCTTTAATTCTATACATTCTCTAATGACAAGAACATAACTACATCAAAAAGCATAGTCAAAACCAGCATTTAAACGTAAATAAATACGGAAAAGCGAGATTCAAGGTTAGAAATATTTCATCATGGAAACATTTATGTATATTGGGCCAAATTACACAATACAGATCActctgtgtgtacacacacacacacctatacatATAGTTTTTACCAGGAAATGTGTGGCAAAGGTAACAGCAGTTTGTTAATAAAAAGACTGGAAGTGATAAAAATGCTTGTTTTTAACATCAAGTCATTCTCAGCTGACTCTCTGCACTTTGCTCTTAGTCATCTCTTCGGAGTCATCTGCTGAGCTGCGCTTCTTAGATGACACAGGGGACAATGTCACTTCCCGTTTGTCCTCTAAAACCGTAGATGTAGTCAAGCCAGAGTTTGGCAAATCTAAGTCCAAGCCAGGGCTCTCCAGGCAGGGCGTTGTATCAGTTGGTACTAGTTCAAGATCTGTGGATTTTAGTTTCTCATGTTGCACATCCATATCCTCCAGTCCTGTTAAAGGGCCACTAATGGCTTCAGTCTGTGGCTCCTCTGAATCTACACTGAGCTCCAGAACCCCCGTGTGGCCATCGATTGGCATGTTATGTGATCCTGACAGGATCTCCCTCCTGAGTGAGGCCAGCTGGGCCTGCAGGAGCTCTTTGTGTTGAGCTTCAAGGTTTTCCAGctgacaatacaaaaaaaaaaaaaaaattgggaaaaatatacattttaattagcccAGGCCTATACATTCAGAACACTTACAAGCTTGGCCACCTTCTGCTGGCTGTGATCTGGACATTGATAAGCTTGCAGTTCCTCAAACATCCTTACGTTAGACTGAACCAGGCTTgcaacctaaaaataaaataaaaagaatgcagAGGAAGATTGAATTATAGCAAgtgtacaaaataatgtttatgacCTGTGGTTAAAACTTACAGTTAATTAACAGAAAAATTGAATTttttctgtaatggcaaagctgaattttcagcagctattactccattcttcagtgtcacatgatccttcagatactGTTCTattatgttgatttgctgctaaagaaacatttcttactatcatCAACGTTCAAAACAGTTCATATTTTGGagggaaaaaaatacaatacaatacaactaTCAATATCAActatctttgatgaacagaaatgaACTGTCACTCTAGTAGTGATATTGCTTGCTTAGCTAACCATCTAGTATAAGTGTATTTATCGTGAATGTGTCCCATTTGTTAATACAATGGGTCAATTTGAAATTATTGTGTGATAAAGAACACACtgcaaaatgttttacataaagCACTGAACATTacttcaacaaaagaaaaaaaaaagacttaaataaGAGATACAATAAGCAAGGAATAATTGACGATGGaacatttaattattagaaaataatgcacacccaagGTGCCCTTTAGCTTAATAATTCAACAGATCAGAGTCAATTATTCCAATTATACCATGGTTACCTCACATTATTCAGATGATGATTTTAAGACATTCGTTTGGTTTTTGTTCTTAAAACGCTCTGGTGTGTAGGACTAATGTCTAACGCATCTCATCTCAAGCCTCCGTTGCTAATTCTAAAATGTAACTTTATAGTGAGTAACAGATGTTTGAGACATTGATAGCAGATTAATGCAGTTATtcctgtagagagagagagattaagctTGTGTGAATTCGGAAAAAGCGTCTCTACTAATAGCAAATCTCTACATTCATCTGCTTCAGGAACAGCACTGTAATTACCTCTGTAATTAATTGCTGCTGTAATTAGGGATATGGACATGTAATGTGGTCAAGACCTGCCTGGAACTACTTTAGCAATGCATTTCCCTGAAAATAGTTTCACACCTTAGAACATTCGTCAGCCGATCGGTTTTAAGCATTCAACAGCCCCGTAGTATAAAGCTAATTATAAACCTCAGATATACCTGTTCTTTGAGCTGTTTAATCTCAGCTCGTAGTGTGTTCTCCATGCTCTCCTTCTCCTGGCGAACTGTGTCGATCTGCTGGTGGAGCTCCAGGAGTCGTTTCTGTAACAGGGCCTGCTCCCAGCCTTCTGTCTCCTGGAATTACAGCAACTAAAATTTTAGACAGCTCCTACAGGAGAACTGTTAAACCAGAATACTGAAtaatttacacaaataaaatacactacaattaaaatatctgggttgcttaaaaaaaaaagaagaagaaaaaaagtgattCATGTAAATAATGTTCACCGGTTCAGTGATGATACCAGTAGCTGTGTCAAAGATCACACTGTTTCCCTGTCCATCAGGGTCCATAAGAACAAGAGTCTGAGTCCCATCAGATGAATTCTGGGAAGACCCCACCTCTTCCTCAGCACCCAATGGGATTCCATTTCTCTCACCATCTTCCTTCAAATATAAAAGAGAGGTCAACTTCAATACTTCAAGTCAAACACCAAAAAAGGCTTCGTAGTAGATCATGCTTGTTAATGAATATGCCCAAAATAAAGCTTTGAGACTGTCTACCTTTGGCTCCACAGTCAATAGGGTTTCAGTGCCAGTGGTTAGGAAAGGCTGAGTTAAGATGGATCCAATGCTAGTGCCATCTCCACCTGGTCCAAGACTCACTGCCAGCCCTTCATATGCTTTAGCATGAGCCTCTGAGCTCTCACCATAATACTGTCGGCAGTTCACATTCTGTGAGAGCACATATATGCAAACATGATCAAAAACGGTGATATCCAAAGTGGGAAAACAGATTTAACCTCTTGTTTCCACCTTTACCTGCGTGACTTGGATCTGGAATGTGGTGTGGGGATTTCGGAAGTGTGTTTTATAGTGTTTGATGGCCTCATCCCTCCTATTGAAACCATTTCTACAGCGGTAACAGTGCCAATGTGCACCTTTAAACCGTTTTTCTCCTTTAATAGTGCCCACAATCTCGCAATGGATACAGCAGCGCAGCACCTTCAAGCCTGTCCataaaaaatgagagagagagacggtctCCAGAGAGCATGAATCACATGTGAATCTATAGTCTAACTGTGCCTCACCTCCAAAGTCAATGCCTTTGTCCACGTGTTTGATGCGGAAGTGAGCTCGCAGGATAACGGGATCTTGGTAAGCCTCGGCCACAGAACAGAGCGGGCAGTGCATGTGCACTCCTTTCTCCTGTCCCAAACACTTCTCATCCTGACACAGcacaggtgtgtatgtgtgttctgtTCCTCTGACACGTACAGAAGGATGGGCCTAGACAAACAAATGCAGAAAGCCAGTGAATGCAACTCTAATAGAGAGATTATAACGAATAAGCAGCCCTATTACAATGTGAATCACTTTGCTGTTTAGCGCTGGTGGTGACATGAAAAGAAAtacacaaagaacacaaagagcAGTAATTTCTATTTTGTTCTAACTGGGAAAAATCAGTGACTAGAGGTTGCTGTTCAATGCTGTTAAATGTTCTTTTGAGAGCACATCTGGGGCTCATACACATTACTGTGAGCGTGAAGAGGCAATCTGTTGAGGCGGCAGAAAAACACGCATTGAGTGAGTAGTGATCTAACAGGTCTTGCTCTGTCATTAAGACTATCttttgatgttgatgttgttttaCAGTTCTGCTGAAGATATACAGCAGAGCAGTATAAAGGGTATTGAAATATGCACTCTGGTGATGTCTACACTcctctatttttttattcttgaTAGCATTTTGATGTGAACAGCAGCAGATAGATATACAGCAGGGTCACCAAATCTGACAGGGCAGCATTAAAGGTTACTGAAATCTGTTAACCCTCTCTATTTTGCACATGATGGCTTTAATGTTACACAGATGCACTGTGTGGTGATGTCTAAACACTTTTATATTCTAGATATAAGCATTTTGCTCTGGTGTAAACAGTTGCAGATATTCTGCAGAGTCACCAAATCTGACAAGGCAGTATGAGAGGCTACCAACATCTGTCACCCCCTCAATCTCAAACGAACTTTATGAATATC encodes:
- the LOC127942130 gene encoding uncharacterized protein LOC127942130 — protein: MSAFVAHPSVRVRGTEHTYTPVLCQDEKCLGQEKGVHMHCPLCSVAEAYQDPVILRAHFRIKHVDKGIDFGGLKVLRCCIHCEIVGTIKGEKRFKGAHWHCYRCRNGFNRRDEAIKHYKTHFRNPHTTFQIQVTQNVNCRQYYGESSEAHAKAYEGLAVSLGPGGDGTSIGSILTQPFLTTGTETLLTVEPKEDGERNGIPLGAEEEVGSSQNSSDGTQTLVLMDPDGQGNSVIFDTATGIITEPETEGWEQALLQKRLLELHQQIDTVRQEKESMENTLRAEIKQLKEQVASLVQSNVRMFEELQAYQCPDHSQQKVAKLLENLEAQHKELLQAQLASLRREILSGSHNMPIDGHTGVLELSVDSEEPQTEAISGPLTGLEDMDVQHEKLKSTDLELVPTDTTPCLESPGLDLDLPNSGLTTSTVLEDKREVTLSPVSSKKRSSADDSEEMTKSKVQRVS